GGTGGCCTTGGTCAACGCCTGGAGGCCTGCGGAAAAACTCATCAACAAATCAAACAACGACATTGGAAAACGCCTGCATGCCTCTCGCTGATCTACCGCAACTGGCCGCCGAACACTTCCAGGCGCCAGATCCGCAGCGCCTTCGCCCGGCACAGCCGTCGACACACGCGCCGCGCATCCTGCTGCTCTATGGCTCGCTGCGCGTACGCTCGTGCAGCCGGCTTGTGGTAGAAGAATCGGTTCGACTGCTGCAGGCTATGGGCGCCGAGCCCCGCGTGTTCAACCCCAGCGGCCTGCCACTCCCCGACGACGCGCCTGAGACCCACCACAAGGTGGCCGAGTTGCGTGAGCTCGCGGCATGGGCCGAGGGCATGGTGTGGTGCTCGCCCGAGCGCCACGGCGCCATGACCGGCATCATGAAAGCGCAGATCGACTGGATTCCGCTGGCGTTGGGCGCCGTGCGACCCACACAAGGCAAGACGCTGGCCGTAATGCAGGTCAGCGGCGGCTCCCAGTCGTTCAACGCGGTCAACCAGATGCGCGTGCTCGGGCGCTGGATGCGCATGCTCACCATTCCCAACCAGTCGTCTATCGCCAAGGCTTTCCAAGAGTTCGATGAGCACGATCGCCTCAGGCCATCGGCGTTTCACGATCGCGTGGTCGATGTGCTGGAAGAACTGGTGAAGTTCACGCTGCTCACGCGCGACGTGGCACCATACCTAGTGGACCGCTACAGCGAGCGAAAGGAAAGTGCTGAGCAACTGATGCGGCGGGTGAATCAAGCTCAGATCTAGCGCGAGATGGAGACGCGTGTCACGAGGGCTAGCTTTTGTGTCACCCTCCCGTCGCGCGGTTCGGCGAGTCGTGGTTGGAGCGCGCGGGGAGCGGCTTCACGCGAGAAGTCCAGTCGCAAGAACTTTGGCGAGGACATAGGCCCGTCGCACCGCTTTGACTCGAACCGCGGCACCCCTGCGGCACGGGGTCTTGTAAGACCTTGATTTCTAGAATGCGCGGGAGCAGCTACTCTGGCACCCTACGCTGGAAGGGCGGTACTTGGACTTTTTCCTCGCACTGTCGCATCACCGGCGTCCTGGCGCCTCCAAGCGGCACATTGCTGGGCACACTTTTGTACATCTTGGCTACTGCATGACTGCGAATTCCCTGGCTAGTAGGGCGACGACTCCCCTTTGGGTACTACCTGGCATCAATGTTCTTCTTCGCCATGGGCATCACAGATGCTTGCTCATTTCGTGTTTCCATTCTTTACGGGCCAGCGCTACGGCTACTTTCCAGGAATGGCGGGCGTCGTCTTCCTCGCACCAGCGGCTTGGTGGGGATTGTGGAGAATGTATCGTTGAAGTTGGCCTCGGTCCCCAGGGCATGTATCGAATGGCGTCCAAGCCCGACTTCACTGCCTAGTTGGCCAAAGCAGTGCGTAGCGTCTTTTTGACACTGTGCGCCCAACTCGCACCTTGTCGAAGTGTCGCGATGGTAGCGGTCGGAACCTGTGCGAAGAAAAGTGACTCGTCAAAGTCGCACAGTTCGAGGACATACTTGAGCCTGTGTTCTCTTAGTCGACGGTCACCCCGCGTGACTGAGCCGCTTTCACCGGTTTGTTTGAAAAACTCGGCAGCCTCGCGAACATGTTCTAAAAACCTTGATTCAAGAGCTGGAATTGCGCGACTGAAGCGAGACCTTAGTCTTTCATCAGCGGCATCTTTGGAGACAACGAATCCCCAAGGTCTCGAGCCTGAGGCAATGTCAACGCATATGGCCTCTGTCCGAGTCAGCCCAAAGTCTCTCGCAATGCGGAGACGATGAGCTACACCGGGATCCAGACGAGCGATTTTGTCTATCGCCTCGAAAGCTCTCTTGCTCTCTCCGCGAATTGGAAGCACGAACGTTCCCAAGAGATTCCGGGCAATCGCATCACCTTGATTCGCTGCCAGCGTCATCCAATGCATGCCAGCTTCAAACGCCTCGATGTCGAGCGCCGATTTCAATATCGAGGCTCCCAGTTGACGTTGCGCGCATGGGTCCCCACTCGAAGCGGCCTTCTCCAAGAAGAATCTGGCAGCTTGTGGATTGGCGACAGACCCCTGACCATACGCGTGTACCCGATAGAGGAGCAACCACGCCTCCTCAATCCCAGCGTCTGCAGCGCGAAAGAGAAGGGCTGTCCCGCCACGGACGTTCCGCTTTGGGGTCAAACTAGCGGACCACGCGAATACCGAATCAATGCCACATAGGGCGCGACCCAAGACCAAAGCGGCAGATGAGTTTCCCCGCTTCACGCAGTCCTCCAGCATCGACTGTAGTCGACCACTATTCATCTGCGGCAACGTCATGCGCTGGTTTTGGGTTGCGACCAGCGCAATGCACATGGCATCACAGAGTTCCGAGGTTTGATCTATTGCCATCGACACTGCGTATTCCATGACGCGAGCCGCAATGTCCAGGTCACCACTCTTCACAGCCGACGACAGTGCTTGAGTCATCGTTCCACTGGCGTCAATCTCAGGGAGAGAGGCAAGGGTGGACATGGCGACCTTCATGGAGTTGTGTGTACCGCTCGATAGCGCGTTCATTGCCGCTGCCGCATGTTGGCAGCCGTCTGCGCTAGCTTGAGCCCACAGACGGTGAACGGAATCCACCTCTCTATATGTCAGCGCGCGCCAGAAGCCTAGCTTGAGACGCGCGGAAGCTGCGCCACCGTTTGCTGCTGATATAAGCACAACCAAAAGACTCCGTCGGACCAGTTCGCTCAGCGTCAGCGCGTCAGCGATGATTGTTGCCGAAAGCTTAGAGTTCGCTACCGAGGGATGCGAAAGGTACTTGAGTCCGAGGTCAATGTACTTCGAGAACCCCTCAGTGCCCAGCAAGTAGCGTTGCCCGACTTCGCAAAGAGCATCGCGGTCGCCTCGTTTCGCAAGTGTCAGCAGCTGTACGTCTTGTCGTCGCATTCTTTCCCGTGCGGTTAGATGGTCTCGCGTTCTCATGTCGCACCATTGCGGACACTTGTGACCATTCACGGGAAAATTTATCTGCGAGGTGATTTCCAAGCTGTGGCGTGCTCGTTACGCATGCGTCACGAAGCTGTTACGTGAATCGCGTCGCAGTATTCTGAGCATCGCAGATGTGCAAGGCGTAGATTCTTGGAGCTCGTTTCATTGCCGTTGTTCACATCGCGCACGCCAGCATTCAGCCCATGACTTCATGACATCAATAGCTTGGTCGAGGCTCAGGTGGTTTTGACCACTGCGCCGTGCAAGTGGGCTGCTGCCGGTTTCAAAGACACCTTGTTAAGGTGGATGGACTGCCCCTGGTCCGGTAGACAAACCCCGCCTATCCTTTGAGCATAGGAGGAAGTGCGATGAGCACCCAAAGGTTTTCACCAGAATTCAAGGAAGAGGCAGTCAAACAGGTCGTCGAACGCGGTTACACCGTGCCCGATGTGGCCGCCCGTTTAGGCGTGTCAGCACACAGTCTGTACAAGTGGGTCAAGGCCGTTGCGCCAGACAAGTCCGAGCAGCAATCCAAGGAGTTGCTGGAGGCCAAGAGCGAAATTCTTCGGCTGCGTGCCCAGATGCGCCGCATTGAAGAGGAGCGCGACCTACTAAAAAAAGCCGCGCGGTACTTTGCCAGGGAGCCCGAGTGAAGTACCGCTTCATGATCGAACATCGTCATGAATTTGCCCTGAGCCTGATGTGCAGGGTGCTGCAGGTGGCGCGCGCAGGCTTCTATGCATGGCTGCAATGCCCGCAGTCCGAGCGGGCCAAAGACGACGCTCGGCTGCTTGAAATGATTCGAAATTCATACGCAGCAAGTCACGGCGTCTATGGTGCTCGGCGGGTGTTTGCAGATCTTCGCGAGGCGGGTGAAACCTGCGGCCTGCATCGTGTGGAGCGCCTCATGCAGCGCCACAAGATCAAGGCTGTGCGTGGCTACAAGAAGCCTCGATCGATTGCAGGAAGACCCTCCCTCATTGCGCCAAACCACCTGCAACGCGAATTCACGGTGGACGCGCCCAACAAGGTCTGGGTCACCGACATCACCTACATCCGGACCTGGCAAGGCTGGCTGTATCTGGCGGTGGTCTTGGACCTCTACGCCCGCAAGGTAGTGGGCTGGTCCATGAAGCCCTCGTTGAGCAGAGAGCTCGCGTTGGACGCTGTGCTGATGGCCGTGTGGCGTCGAAAGCCCCAACAGCGGGTCATTGTGCACAGCGACCAGGGCAGCCAGTACGGAAGTGACGACTTCAAGCGGTTTTGTTCAGCCCACGACCTCGAGCCGAGCATGAGCAGACGGGGGAACTGCTGGGACAATGCCGTTGCCGAGTCCTTCTTCAGCAGCCTGAAGAAAGAGCGCATCCAGAAGCGCATTTACAAGACCAGGGACCTGGCACGCTCCGATGTCTTCGACTACATCGAAGCGTTCTACAACCGAACCCGCCGCCACAGCCACCTGGGCGGCGTCAGTCCCGAAGCGTTTGAACGCGCTTCGGCTTGAGGCGACGGTTTGTCTACTAGACCGGGGGCAGTCCAGGAAGATGAAACCGGAGGTGGTTCATGGAGAGAAGAAGGACATTCAGCCGAGAGTTCAAGCTCGAGGCGGTCAGGCTGGTCACTGAGCGTGGGGTGGCTGTGGCCCAGGCGGCCAAGGACCTGGACGTTCACGAGAACGTGCTGCGCAAGTGGGTGCGTGAGCTGCGAGAGGAGCCCCAGGAGGCGTTCCCTGGCAACGGCAAGCAAAAGGCCCAGGACATCGAGATAGCGCGGCTGCGCAAGGAGGTTGCCAAGCTCAAGATGGAGCGCGACATCCTGAAAAAAGCCGCGGCCTACTTCGCGAAGGAGTCGATGTGAAGTTCGGCTTCGTGGCGAAACACCGGGGGGCCTGGCCGGTCAATCTGATGTGCGAGGCGCTCGGTGTCTCGCGAGGCGGCTTCTACGCGTGGCTCACGCGGCCCAGGAGCCAACGCAGCCTCAGCGATGAAGTGCTGGGCGCTCAGGTCCACCAGAGCTTCGTGCGCAGCGACCGCACCTACGGCGCACGCCGTGTGTGGCACGACGTGCTGGAGCAAGGTCAGGCTTGTGGTCTGCACCGCATTGAGCGGCTCATGCGAGAGCAGGCACTGCGTGCTCGACCCCGTCGTCGTGGACTGCCCAAGGACCGGGGCGCGCGCAGCGCGGTGGCTGACAACGTGCTGGACCGCCAGTTCCAGGCCGATGGCCCGAACCAGAAGTGGGTGGCCGACTTCACCTACATCTGGACAGCAGAAGGTTGGCTGTACGTGGCTGCGGTGCTGGACCTGTACTCCCGTCGCATCGTGGGCTGGTCGATGCAGGAGAGCATGACCTCCCAGCTCGTGGTGGACGCGCTGATGATGGCCGTGTGGCGCCGGGGCAGACCCGTGGCCTTGCTGCACCACTCCGACCAGGGTAGCCAGGGCGGATTCAACCGGTCGTCGCAACACCGGGTTGTCGAACGGATTTTAGGTACTCGTTCAAAGTCTCAGCTGGTGTCTTCCAGCCCAGCGTTTTACGCGGCCTGTTGTTCAAGGTCCGGGCCACGGCTTGAATCTCCTGCTCGCTCCACCGTGACAGGTCAGTGCCTTTCGGGAAGTACTGGCGCAACAGCCCGTTCGTGTTCTCGTTCGTGCCGCGCTGCCATGGACTGTGAGGATCGGCAAAGAAGACCTTCACTCCGGACTCAATGGTGAATCGAGCATGGTCGGACAGTTCCTTGCCACGATCCCACGTCAGTGATTGCCACAACTGGGCAGGTAGCGTGGTCACGATTCTCTTGAGCGCGTTGGCCATGGTGATTGCCCCGTAACCCGCTAGCGCGGGGCCATTCTTCGTCCGGGGAGTCAGTCCATAGCCTGCCTCGCGAGGCAAGTGCACGAGCATGGTGAAGCGGCTCGACCGCTCCACCAGCGTCCCAATTGCGGACCTGTCCAGGCCGATGATCAAATCCCCTTCCCAATGTCCAGGCACGGCACGGTCTTTTGCCTCTGCAGGTCGACTGGAGATCATCACCTCCTCGCTGACATGAGCCCATGCTTTGGCCTGGGCCCTGGCCCGTGGCACGCGCAACGCACGCCCTGTACGCAGATAGCCCACCAGCTCGCGCTTGAGGGCGCCTCTGCCCTGGATATAGAGGGCCTGGTAGATGGCTTCGTGAGAAATGCGCATGGACGAATCATCCTGGAAGTCGACCTGCAGCCGGTTCGCAATCTGCTCCGGCGACCAGCCATTGACCCATTTGCGGTCACTACGATGAGGCTTGTTGCGGCCGAGAAACGCAGCTTGCACAGGCCCTGCAACTTCGCGACCTTGAGCATCAAGGATGTTGCCCTCCAAGCGGTCTTGGACATATTGGCGCAGAAGCGGGTTCACCACCAGCTTGGCTGGCTTGGGCCTTCTGGCCACCAGCTCGGACTTCCACTGAGCGACCGAAGCTCGATACTCGAGCTTGCCACCGCGGGTGGCCGCGTTGCGCGTCAACTCCCTCGAGACCGTTGACGGGCTTCGTCCCAGACGGCGAGCTATCTCCCGTACCCCGACGTCTTGAGCTCGCAGAAGCGCGATCTCTTCTCGTTCCGCGAAGGACAGATACCTCACGGACACAGACTTTGATAAGAACAATGGCATGCCACCACGATGCCGGAACCAGCGTGTGCCTACGGGCTGCGACACGCCAACAGCTTCGGCTGCCCTCTCACTCGTGATTCCGCTCGCGATCTGCTGCCAGAACTGCCGCTCCACTTCGCGCCGATGCGATGGCGCGCCAGGTGATCGCATCGCCGATCGCCCCGTTAACTCTTGCATCCAGCCCGCTGGTCTTCCCATAACACCTCCATGATTGAAGGTGTTGCGACGACCGATTGAATCCGCCCAGTACACCAGCGAGCACTTCCAGAAGCTGCTGGACGAACAGGGCATCACCTGCAGCATGAGCAGGGCCGGCGAGGTCTGGGACAACTCAGCCATGGAGAGCTTCTTCAGCTCCCTCAAGACCGAGCGCACGGCCAGGAAGGTGTATCGAACGCGAGGGCAGGCCCGTTCAGACGTGTTCGATTACATCGAGTGCTTCTACAACCCGACGCGTCGGCATTCGACGCTCGGCTATCTCAGTCCCGTACAGTTCGAGCGAGCTCAAGATGGACTGCCCCCGGTCTAGTAGACAAACCGTCGCCTCAAGCCGAAGCGCGTTCAAACGCTTCGGGACTGACGCCGCCCAGGTGGCTGTGGCGGCGGGTTCGGTTGTAGAACGCTTCGATGTAGTCGAAGACATCGGAGCGTGCCAGGTCCCTGGTCTTGTAAATGCGCTTCTGGATGCGCTCTTTCTTCAGGCTGCTGAAGAAGGACTCGGCAACGGCATTGTCCCAGCAGTTCCCCCGTCTGCTCATGCTCGGCTCGAGGTCGTGGGCTGAACAAAACCGCTTGAAGTCGTCACTTCCGTACTGGCTGCCCTGGTCGCTGTGCACAATGACCCGCTGTTGGGGCTTTCGACGCCACACGGCCATCAGCACAGCGTCCAACGCGAGCTCTCTGCTCAACGAGGGCTTCATGGACCAGCCCACTACCTTGCGGGCGTAGAGGTCCAAGACCACCGCCAGATACAGCCAGCCTTGCCAGGTCCGGATGTAGGTGATGTCGGTGACCCAGACCTTGTTGGGCGCGTCCACCGTGAATTCGCGTTGCAGGTGGTTTGGCGCAATGAGGGAGGGTCTTCCTGCAATCGATCGAGGCTTCTTGTAGCCACGCACAGCCTTGATCTTGTGGCGCTGCATGAGGCGCTCCACACGATGCAGGCCGCAGGTTTCACCCGCCTCGCGAAGATCTGCAAACACCCGCCGAGCACCATAGACGCCGTGACTTGCTGCGTATGAATTTCGAATCATTTCAAGCAGCCGAGCGTCGTCTTTGGCCCGCTCGGACTGCGGGCATTGCAGCCATGCATAGAAGCCTGCGCGCGCCACCTGCAGCACCCTGCACATCAGGCTCAGGGCAAATTCATGACGATGTTCGATCATGAAGCGGTACTTCACTCGGGCTCCCTGGCAAAGTACCGCGCGGCTTTTTTTAGTAGGTCGCGCTCCTCTTCAATGCGGCGCATCTGGGCACGCAGCCGAAGAATTTCGCTCTTGGCCTCCAGCAACTCCTTGGATTGCTGCTCGGACTTGTCTGGCGCAACGGCCTTGACCCACTTGTACAGACTGTGTGCTGACACGCCTAAACGGGCGGCCACATCGGGCACGGTGTAACCGCGTTCGACGACCTGTTTGACTGCCTCTTCCTTGAATTCTGGTGAAAACCTTTGGGTGCTCATCGCACTTCCTCCTATGCTCAAAGGATAGGCGGGGTTTGTCTACCGGACCAGGGGCAGTCCAAGAAGCTTAGGTCGGTGTCAACGGAACCGGCAGCAGCCCACTTTGTCTTGCGCTCGTACCCACTCTCGCCCAGGCTCATTTGCTTCATGTCCTCAATGTCTCACATCACGCAGCCACTGCCGAGGTTGTGCTGACCTTCCCTAAGGCACTGGAACCTCGTGGCTAGATTTACCTCGTGGCTAGATTTCATGCCTGTAGTGAGCGCAAGTGCAGCGAGCCGTGGACGTCAGCACACAGATGGCGGCTCCTGTAAGAGAAATCACTTGCGATTGTTTCTGCAACTCAATGCCGACCGGCTTCATTCCTTGTTGTGCCCATAGCCTACGTATCGCACCAAGCTTTCTTGCAGCCAGTGGCTGCGACGAGAGCAGTTGGAGGTGCGTACCAAACCCAAACTAGGAGCAATCAATATGAACAGGAAAATGCTGACGCTCGCTGCGCTGGCAGCCTTGTCCACAGTCGCAAGCGCACAATCCTCTGTGACGCTATTTGGCGTTGTCGACGCTGCGGTGCGTTCGGTGAAGAACGGATCTGACGGATCGAAAACTCAACTTGCTTCTGGCGACAACATGACCAGTCGCTGGGGTCTGCGCGGCGTGGAAGACCTCGGGGGGGGCCTGAAGGCCAGCTTCCACCTCGAATCGCAGTTCGCCGTCGACACTGGTACAGCGGACCCCGCAAAGTTCTTCGGCCGCCGTTCGACGGTGAGTCTGAGCGGCGGGTTTGGTGAAGTCCGACTGGGTCGCGACTACACCCCCACTTTCATGAACGGTTTGGGCGACGAATTTGGAATCGTGGGTATTGGCTCACGCGGCATCTTCCTCTATGGAGCTGGCTCGAACCTGGGCAGCGTGGCCAGCACGGTTCTCCGCGCGGACAATGCAATCAGCTACCTGCTGCCCGCTATGGGTGGCGTGTATGGCCAGATTCAAGTCGCGCCAGGCGAAGGAATTGTGGGCAACCGCTATACGGGCGGTGGGCTCGGATACAAGAACTCGGCGATGGACGTTGGTGTGGCATACGGCGTCACCGATGTTGGAACGCCTTCTGACTTCAAACACTACAACGTCAAGTTCAACTACATGTTTGGCTTTGCGACGTTGCACACGCTGTATGACGTGAAGGCGTGGAGCGGCCGCAAGACGCAGGACATTTCTATCGGCGCCAGCGTTCCTGTTGCCACCGGCACCATCCGCGTTGGCTACACGCGAGCCAATCGATCTGGCGGTCCAGTGGGCTCTGGCTACGCAGACGGCGACGACAGCACACGTCTCGCAATCGGCTATGTGCATGACCTGTCGAAGCGTACAGCGCTCTACACCACGTATAGCCGCATCAGCAACGACGGCGCTGCTCGTAGTTCTGTCCTCGGAACGCCTCCTGCCGGCATGCTGGGAGGTGAAAACTCCTCCGGCTTCGAAGTGGGCCTGCGCCACACCTTCTAAGCAGATACCCCGGTTCTCGGGGTGACCTCGGGTTCTTCTGGCACGCAGATTTGCCGGTATGGCAGTGAAGTCCCCTCGAAAACCTGAACCAGTTGGAAGTAGAGAATTCCCCCAGCAGGAGTCTCTACATGAAGAAATCCAGATTCAGTGAAGCGCAGATGGTCGGCATCCTCAAGGAGGTCGAGCTTGGCGCGAAGGTTGCAGAGACGTGCAGGAAGCACGGCATCAGCGAGCCGACGTACTACAAGTGGAAGAGCCAGTTCTCTGGCATGACGGTCTCGCACCTATCGCAGCTGCGGCAGTTGCAGGACGAGAACGCCAAGCTCAAGCGCATGTACGCCGACCTGGCGCTGATGCACCACGCGCTCAAGGACGTCGTTGACCGAAAGCTCTGACCCCGGAGCGTCGCGATATGGTCGTTCAGGCCCTCGTGGCCGAGCACGGCATGAGTGAGCGACGTGCCTGCCAGGCAAGTGGCATCTCCCGCTCAACGCTGCGCTACCGACCGGTTGCACGCGACGACTCCGGGGTCATCAGCTTCATCCAGGCCCACATGGCACTGAACCCGCGTCACGGCTTCGGCTTGCTGTACGACAGCGCGCGCCACCAGGGAAAGCCCTGGGGCAAGACGGTGCTCTGGCGCGTGTACTGCGAGCTGCGGCTGAACCTGCCTCGGCGGGGCAAGAAACGGTTGCCAGCGCGCGTCAAACAACCGCTGCAGGCTGCAGCCCAGCCCAATCACGGCTGGAGCTGCGACTTCATGTCCGATGCGCTGTGGTCGGGGCGGCGCTTCAGGACCTTCAATGTCATCGACGAGTTCAACCGCGAAGGCCTTCGTATCGAGGTCGACACCAGCCTGCCGGCCGCGCGGGTCATCCGGGCCTTGAACGAGCTGGTGGAGGCACGCGGCGCGCCGCTGTCGATTCGCCTGGACAACGGCCCCGAGTTCATCGCCAATGCGCTGGCCCAGTGGGCGCAATCCAAGGGCATCGCCCTCAACCACATCCAGCCTGGTAAGCCCACGCAGAACGCCTATGTCGAACGCTTCAACAAGACCTACCGCACCGAGGTGCTCGATTGCTACGTCTTCGACAGCTTGAAGGAGGTGCGTGAAATGACAGCCGACTGGCTGCACCGCTACAACCACCATCGGCCCCATGAAGCTCTCGGCAGAATCCCGCCTGTCGAGTACCGTGTCAAACTGTTCCCCAACCTCTACTTCTGAATGGCGCAGGAAATCGAGGGGACTTCAGCAGGTCTGCGTGCTTTTTCGCGTGCGCGTAGAGATGAACTCGCCTTCCTCCTGAGCAACATGACGAATTTGTCATTCTTCGGTCTCGATGTTGTAGGAGCCTGATTTTTAAAGTTGATGTCGGTTCTTGAGGGCAACCTTGCCTAGCTCAAGAGTCCGTTCTATTCACCAATGAGGTTCCAAATGAAAGCACTTTCAACACTCCGTATCGCAGCAATTGCAGTCGCATTCACCAGCACTTTGGGGGCAGTGTCTGCAGCTGAAACGTTCCGCAATGGTCAGTCGGTCCAAGGCCAGTCGGCCAGCGCGGACGCTGGCTCGAGAATCGTGGACGTTGAAGCAACCAAGTACGCCAACGTCAAGTATGGGGAAACGGTCTCCTTTGTAGGCACGGACGGTAAAAAGTTTTCGTGGACCTTCAATGGTCTGGATGGTCGCTCCTGGGATCTTGCCCAGTTCGCGCCTGCCGGCTTCACGAGCAAGGACTATCGTGTTTACGTGACCAAGAATCCGTTGTATCGCCGTTGAGTGGTCACTACCAGTACCTGGCTCGTGGGCCAGTAGCTCCGGTTCATATCCGCGCCACGGTGAGATGGGGTGGCGGTGAAGGTTGCTTGATCGCGACCAATCACCGCCTTTCACATGCTCCGCTCTGGACTTGGACCCCAGCAGGCGCTTTATCGTCTAAAAGCGCATCGCCTTGCGGGTCCGGGCCGGGCTCCTCATCGAAAGGACGCCATTTAGCCCCGGAGTGCAACAACCCTCTGTCAGCCGAATTACATGTTCGTCACATTCCAGATTGAAGAAATTCACGTGCCAAACTGCTGGCCCTTGGAGACGGTCACCGTATGAAAATTCTTATCGTGGAAGACGAAGCCCATACGGGCGAGTACCTCAAGAAAGGTCTGAGAGAAGCGGGGTACTACACCGAGTTGATGCGGGATGGTGTTGACGGTTTGCACGAGGCTACGGAGGGTGACTACGACCTAGTGCTACTGGACGTGAATTTGCCTGGAATTGACGGATGGTCGGTGCTTCGCTCATTGCGGAGAAAAAAGCCTCATCTGCCGGTTCTGTACCTTACGGCGAGAGACAGCATTGAAGACCGTGTCAAAGGCCTTGAGTTGGGAGCAGATGACTACCTTATCAAGCCGTTTTCGTTCTCCGAGCTTCTCGCACGCATAAAGACGGTGCTGCGCAGAGGTATCCAGTCACAGGAGTCCACAACGCTCCAAGTGGCCGACCTTCAGCTTGACCTCGTGCGAAGAAGGGCGAGCAGGGCGGGTCGTCGCCTGGACCTGACAGCGAAGGAGTTCGGACTACTTGAGCTCTTCATGCGGCGCCAAGGGGAGGTTCTCCCACGCACATTGATAGCTTCGCTGATGTGGGACATCAACTTCGACAGCGAGAGCAATGTGATTGTTGTCGCGGTGGGGCGGCTCCGGTCAAAAATCGATGACGCGTTCGATGCCAAGCTGCTTAGAACAGTGCGTGGCATGGGCTACGTGCTCGACGAGCCCGAGCCCGAGACCGAGCCCTGAAAGTGTTCGAGAATTATGTCGTTAACTGCTCGACTGACGCTTCTGTTCGCCTGCGTGCTGACGGTAGTCCTAGCTGGATTCTCGTGGCTGGTCTTTCGAGAAACAAGCAGCCGGTTCCATGAGCTGGACGAGCTGCTGCTGCAGGGCAAAGTTCAGCTCGTCGCTGAAGCGGCGCGAAACAGCCGGTCGGAGGATGAGCTGAGGGGGTGGCTTGCGACAAGCATGCCAGGGCACGCCGGGCTCTACGTCAAGGTTCTCAGCGACACTGGCGACCTATTCGAACATCGAGATTTGCAATTGCCAGCAGGCCTGGCAGAAGAATTCTCCGGTGCCGGGAAGGCCAAAGACTGGCGAAGAACAGCTCACAGCTTTCATGCCAAACGCTTTGAGGTCAGTCTTGGCGGGAACGTCTCAAAGAAGCTCTCTGTGATTGCCGCAGTAGACACGCGGCAGCACACAGACTTCCTTGACGTGTTGTCCATGAAGACCTTGGGGTATGTGTGCTTCGCAGTAGTGGTGGGCACGATGCTCGGCTGGCTAGCAAGCCGGGGCGGCCTACAGCCGCTTATTACGATGAGAGCAAGAGCGGAGCAAATAAACGCCAATAGGCTATCGGAGCGGATCTCTGCACAGAGCTGGCCAAAGGAGATGCGTGAACTTGCTAACTCGCTGAACGGCTTGCTGGATCGTCTCCAAAGCGACTTTGACCGCCTGAGCGCGTTCTCGGCAAATCTGGCGCATGAGATGAGAACTCCAGTCAGCAACCTTCTGACTGTCGCGCAAGTCACACTGGCTCAATCACGAACCAGTGACGAGTATCGAAGCACGATTGAGACGATATCGGAAGAACTGCAAGACCAAGCGCGAACTATCTCGGACATGCTCTTCCTGGCGCGAACGGAGAACATGCACGCTCTGCCATCTGTGCAACTCGTCGAGCTCGACGTAGAGTCTCAATCGTTGGTTGATTTCTATGACGTTACGGCAAGCGAAAAGGCGCTAAACTTTTCAGTCAGGGGCTCCGCTCGAGTGCAAGGTGACCGTCTGATGATTCGTCGAGCAATCAGCAATCTGCTGTCAAATGCAGTGAAGTATG
The DNA window shown above is from Hydrogenophaga sp. BPS33 and carries:
- the arsH gene encoding arsenical resistance protein ArsH; protein product: MPLADLPQLAAEHFQAPDPQRLRPAQPSTHAPRILLLYGSLRVRSCSRLVVEESVRLLQAMGAEPRVFNPSGLPLPDDAPETHHKVAELRELAAWAEGMVWCSPERHGAMTGIMKAQIDWIPLALGAVRPTQGKTLAVMQVSGGSQSFNAVNQMRVLGRWMRMLTIPNQSSIAKAFQEFDEHDRLRPSAFHDRVVDVLEELVKFTLLTRDVAPYLVDRYSERKESAEQLMRRVNQAQI
- a CDS encoding tetratricopeptide repeat protein, which translates into the protein MEITSQINFPVNGHKCPQWCDMRTRDHLTARERMRRQDVQLLTLAKRGDRDALCEVGQRYLLGTEGFSKYIDLGLKYLSHPSVANSKLSATIIADALTLSELVRRSLLVVLISAANGGAASARLKLGFWRALTYREVDSVHRLWAQASADGCQHAAAAMNALSSGTHNSMKVAMSTLASLPEIDASGTMTQALSSAVKSGDLDIAARVMEYAVSMAIDQTSELCDAMCIALVATQNQRMTLPQMNSGRLQSMLEDCVKRGNSSAALVLGRALCGIDSVFAWSASLTPKRNVRGGTALLFRAADAGIEEAWLLLYRVHAYGQGSVANPQAARFFLEKAASSGDPCAQRQLGASILKSALDIEAFEAGMHWMTLAANQGDAIARNLLGTFVLPIRGESKRAFEAIDKIARLDPGVAHRLRIARDFGLTRTEAICVDIASGSRPWGFVVSKDAADERLRSRFSRAIPALESRFLEHVREAAEFFKQTGESGSVTRGDRRLREHRLKYVLELCDFDESLFFAQVPTATIATLRQGASWAHSVKKTLRTALAN
- a CDS encoding IS3 family transposase (programmed frameshift) translates to MSTQRFSPEFKEEAVKQVVERGYTVPDVAARLGVSAHSLYKWVKAVAPDKSEQQSKELLEAKSEILRLRAQMRRIEEERDLLKKGRAVLCQGARVKYRFMIEHRHEFALSLMCRVLQVARAGFYAWLQCPQSERAKDDARLLEMIRNSYAASHGVYGARRVFADLREAGETCGLHRVERLMQRHKIKAVRGYKKPRSIAGRPSLIAPNHLQREFTVDAPNKVWVTDITYIRTWQGWLYLAVVLDLYARKVVGWSMKPSLSRELALDAVLMAVWRRKPQQRVIVHSDQGSQYGSDDFKRFCSAHDLEPSMSRRGNCWDNAVAESFFSSLKKERIQKRIYKTRDLARSDVFDYIEAFYNRTRRHSHLGGVSPEAFERASA
- a CDS encoding IS30 family transposase, encoding MQELTGRSAMRSPGAPSHRREVERQFWQQIASGITSERAAEAVGVSQPVGTRWFRHRGGMPLFLSKSVSVRYLSFAEREEIALLRAQDVGVREIARRLGRSPSTVSRELTRNAATRGGKLEYRASVAQWKSELVARRPKPAKLVVNPLLRQYVQDRLEGNILDAQGREVAGPVQAAFLGRNKPHRSDRKWVNGWSPEQIANRLQVDFQDDSSMRISHEAIYQALYIQGRGALKRELVGYLRTGRALRVPRARAQAKAWAHVSEEVMISSRPAEAKDRAVPGHWEGDLIIGLDRSAIGTLVERSSRFTMLVHLPREAGYGLTPRTKNGPALAGYGAITMANALKRIVTTLPAQLWQSLTWDRGKELSDHARFTIESGVKVFFADPHSPWQRGTNENTNGLLRQYFPKGTDLSRWSEQEIQAVARTLNNRPRKTLGWKTPAETLNEYLKSVRQPGVATTG
- a CDS encoding porin produces the protein MNRKMLTLAALAALSTVASAQSSVTLFGVVDAAVRSVKNGSDGSKTQLASGDNMTSRWGLRGVEDLGGGLKASFHLESQFAVDTGTADPAKFFGRRSTVSLSGGFGEVRLGRDYTPTFMNGLGDEFGIVGIGSRGIFLYGAGSNLGSVASTVLRADNAISYLLPAMGGVYGQIQVAPGEGIVGNRYTGGGLGYKNSAMDVGVAYGVTDVGTPSDFKHYNVKFNYMFGFATLHTLYDVKAWSGRKTQDISIGASVPVATGTIRVGYTRANRSGGPVGSGYADGDDSTRLAIGYVHDLSKRTALYTTYSRISNDGAARSSVLGTPPAGMLGGENSSGFEVGLRHTF